A portion of the Bombus pascuorum chromosome 8, iyBomPasc1.1, whole genome shotgun sequence genome contains these proteins:
- the LOC132909833 gene encoding uncharacterized protein LOC132909833 isoform X3 yields MSREFYVPCTPYTYQCGIGTGLTGSVVGSGGNSSSGGGNSSSGGGMDCMPLRPGPFHYLINEQAKSLIALQELQNEVGALLEFRDLVIETFPNLRHKMAATASAGASVTSSSCTQNSHIPLPLSSPSSRRINEWEPGKVRRRIPREGAESSSSSLPRSRSNSHSGGTKNNCSATVQDSGFSTETSSKDSASTAIAPRPNSPRPTVLDEAEDELWNLLDVIHRKGIRLREEVECLQGRLESVASEDLASTDILDAVRKVTSLENEKTTTIPTEKNEQDKDQDSQVVTLRKEKEQLLDKVAELEAETISSRARAQELQSELAALSALKTGLEDRLRAGLGEASADFLAPGAQRLQPIASAAPVVSPSKSNNVSNIKSKSSAFASVATSTKAHKSRFRTRTIEKNVLLDVTAHNEELRDIDVEASVNERRARLGALDSVLVSPTRVAHVKDVDSKKIAAILRENSPLELQRHLITTTVHNQVLQKRLDEVQKSTETLSERLDKAREENDDLRFQLEERNIELEGTRARVRVLERLQQRPPTEIDPEADGDQPRCEQNGLEPGSSTESARDHHQAVEVKPSPRRRPSRIPLPGTTTKAAAPRPPSHGRNDSKESLKSLTRPPRDSSRDSHGGKSLSKARDSNRDSLGNKSLTKNSNNNNGTGGGNNNGTGNSKETNRESLNRSLPRNNSSRDSLNKSSSLSRARDSLESNNLGTSSSPGTTPPRRPPAPARRSYSLARASTSVDTENGKSCTEPPSSWCSTNGSFRHSDSSLYPDSLNQETSSVTGTTKVEFIIGSPIRRFRQSSVWPHRYFDSIDSAAMLPESLLSDEFSLRRGEGLAECDSLECHPISNDS; encoded by the exons TGTGGCATTGGCACTGGCTTAACAGGCAGCGTCGTCGGAAGCGGTGGAAACAGCAGCAGTGGCGGTGGAAACAGCAGCAGTGGCGGTGGCATGGATTGCATGCCCCTACGACCAGGACCTTTTCACTACCTGATAAACGAGCAGGCGAAGTCCTTGATCGCCCTGCAGGAGCTCCAGAATGAGGTCGGCGCCCTTCTCGAGTTCCGGGACCTCGTCATCGAGACGTTCCCAAACCTCCGGCACAAGATGGCCGCGACGGCATCCGCGGGAGCGTCTGTGACATCATCGTCCTGCACCCAAAATTCTCACATCCCTTTACCGCTATCCAGTCCATCATCGAGACGAATCAACGAATGGGAGCCTGGGAAGGTTAGAAGACGAATTCCGCGCGAAGGTGCTGAGTCTTCGTCGTCTTCATTACCAAGGAGTCGTAGTAACTCGCACAGTGGCGGTACAAAGAACAACTGTAGCGCCACGGTCCAGGATTCTGGCTTTAGCACGGAAACATCTTCCAAGGACAGTGCTTCAACAGCGATAGCACCAAGACCGAATAGTCCTAGACCTACTGTTCTCGACGAGGCGGAGGACGAGCTGTGGAATCTTCTGGACGTGATCCATCGTAAGGGAATCAGACTTAGAGAAGAGGTAGAATGTTTGCAAGGTCGATTGGAGAGCGTAGCGTCTGAAGATCTAGCATCTACCGATATCTTGGATGCTGTGAGAAAGGTTACGAGTCTGGAGAATGAAAAGACAACGACAATACCGACCGAAAAGAATGAACAGGACAAAGACCAAGATTCTCAAGTAGTAACGCTGAGGAAGGAGAAGGAACAACTTCTGGACAAGGTGGCAGAGCTCGAGGCAGAGACGATATCCAGTCGAGCTAGAGCGCAGGAACTTCAATCCGAGTTGGCTGCGTTGTCTGCGTTGAAAACTGGTCTCGAGGATCGACTCCGGGCTGGACTGGGCGAAGCATCTGCGGATTTTCTTGCGCCAGGTGCTCAGAGGTTGCAACCTATCGCATCTGCGGCGCCTGTCGTCTCGCCGTCGAAAAGCAATAACGTTAGCAATATTAAAAGCAAGTCTTCGGCGTTTGCGTCGGTTGCGACGTCTACAAAGGCTCATAAAAGTCGCTTCCGGACAAGGACCATAGAGAAGAACGTTTTGTTGGACGTCACCGCCCATAATGAGGAGCTACGCGACATCGATGTCGAGGCGAGTGTAAATGAAAGGAGAGCACGTCTGGGTGCGTTGGATTCCGTCCTTGTGTCACCTACCAGAGTTGCGCACGTTAAGGACGTCGACTCGAAGAAGATAGCTGCCATTCTACGAGAAAACTCACCTCTTGAGCTGCAGCGGCATTTAATCACTACTACCGTCCATAATCAG GTCCTACAAAAAAGGTTAGATGAAGTACAAAAAAGTACAGAAACTCTTTCCGAACGATTAGACAAGGCACGGGAGGAAAACGACGACTTACGTTTCCag CTGGAGGAGAGAAACATCGAATTGGAAGGTACACGAGCGCGCGTTCGCGTACTAGAAAGACTTCAGCAGCGACCACCAACGGAAATAGATCCGGAGGCGGACGGTGATCAGCCAAGGTGTGAACAGAATGGTCTCGAGCCAGGAAGTAGCACAGAATCGGCTCGTGATCATCATCAAGCCGTCGAGGTGAAACCTTCGCCCCGGCGACGTCCTAGCCGTATACCTTTACCCGGTACTACGACGAAGGCAGCAGCACCCAGACCACCTAGCCACGGAAGAAACGACAGCAAGGAGTCGTTGAAGTCGTTAACAAGGCCACCGCGTGATTCTAGTCGCGACAGTCATGGTGGCAAGTCTTTGTCGAAGGCTCGTGACTCAAATCGAGATTCCCTCGGGAACAAAAGCCTGACCAAGAATAGTAACAACAACAACGGCACCGGCGGTGGAAATAATAACGGGACTGGAaacagcaaggagacaaacAGGGAGTCCCTGAACAGGTCCCTGCCGCGTAACAATTCCAGCCGAGACTCCTTAAACAAATCCTCCTCGCTGTCCCGCGCCCGAGACTCGCTGGAGTCTAACAACCTCGGCACGTCCTCATCCCCGGGGACGACTCCTCCTCGAAGACCGCCCGCCCCTGCACGCCGTTCCTACAGCCTGGCCCGCGCGTCAACATCTGTTGATACCGAAAACGGCAAG AGTTGCACCGAACCACCGAGTTCTTGGTGTTCAACGAACGGCAGCTTCCGACACAGCGATTCCTCTTTGTATCCGGACTCCTTGAATCAAGAGACTTCGTCGGTGACCGGTACGACCAAAGTGGAATTTATCATTGGTTCGCCAATCAGACGTTTTCGACAGAGTTCTGTCTGGCCCCATCGTTATTTCGATAGCATTGATTCAGCGGCTATGTTGCCAGAAAGCCTGTTATCGGACGAGTTTTCTTTGCGTCGTGGCGAAGGACTTGCTGAATGCGATTCCCTCGAGTGTCATCCGATTTCAAATGACAGCTAA
- the LOC132909833 gene encoding uncharacterized protein LOC132909833 isoform X2, protein MDCMPLRPGPFHYLINEQAKSLIALQELQNEVGALLEFRDLVIETFPNLRHKMAATASAGASVTSSSCTQNSHIPLPLSSPSSRRINEWEPGKVRRRIPREGAESSSSSLPRSRSNSHSGGTKNNCSATVQDSGFSTETSSKDSASTAIAPRPNSPRPTVLDEAEDELWNLLDVIHRKGIRLREEVECLQGRLESVASEDLASTDILDAVRKVTSLENEKTTTIPTEKNEQDKDQDSQVVTLRKEKEQLLDKVAELEAETISSRARAQELQSELAALSALKTGLEDRLRAGLGEASADFLAPGAQRLQPIASAAPVVSPSKSNNVSNIKSKSSAFASVATSTKAHKSRFRTRTIEKNVLLDVTAHNEELRDIDVEASVNERRARLGALDSVLVSPTRVAHVKDVDSKKIAAILRENSPLELQRHLITTTVHNQVLQKRLDEVQKSTETLSERLDKAREENDDLRFQLEERNIELEGTRARVRVLERLQQRPPTEIDPEADGDQPRCEQNGLEPGSSTESARDHHQAVEVKPSPRRRPSRIPLPGTTTKAAAPRPPSHGRNDSKESLKSLTRPPRDSSRDSHGGKSLSKARDSNRDSLGNKSLTKNSNNNNGTGGGNNNGTGNSKETNRESLNRSLPRNNSSRDSLNKSSSLSRARDSLESNNLGTSSSPGTTPPRRPPAPARRSYSLARASTSVDTENGKRLSTETCLNYDESPDDPQPKCLIWSAGERAFEPVPGGPIQKMAPSRVPPVFLSCTEPPSSWCSTNGSFRHSDSSLYPDSLNQETSSVTGTTKVEFIIGSPIRRFRQSSVWPHRYFDSIDSAAMLPESLLSDEFSLRRGEGLAECDSLECHPISNDS, encoded by the exons ATGGATTGCATGCCCCTACGACCAGGACCTTTTCACTACCTGATAAACGAGCAGGCGAAGTCCTTGATCGCCCTGCAGGAGCTCCAGAATGAGGTCGGCGCCCTTCTCGAGTTCCGGGACCTCGTCATCGAGACGTTCCCAAACCTCCGGCACAAGATGGCCGCGACGGCATCCGCGGGAGCGTCTGTGACATCATCGTCCTGCACCCAAAATTCTCACATCCCTTTACCGCTATCCAGTCCATCATCGAGACGAATCAACGAATGGGAGCCTGGGAAGGTTAGAAGACGAATTCCGCGCGAAGGTGCTGAGTCTTCGTCGTCTTCATTACCAAGGAGTCGTAGTAACTCGCACAGTGGCGGTACAAAGAACAACTGTAGCGCCACGGTCCAGGATTCTGGCTTTAGCACGGAAACATCTTCCAAGGACAGTGCTTCAACAGCGATAGCACCAAGACCGAATAGTCCTAGACCTACTGTTCTCGACGAGGCGGAGGACGAGCTGTGGAATCTTCTGGACGTGATCCATCGTAAGGGAATCAGACTTAGAGAAGAGGTAGAATGTTTGCAAGGTCGATTGGAGAGCGTAGCGTCTGAAGATCTAGCATCTACCGATATCTTGGATGCTGTGAGAAAGGTTACGAGTCTGGAGAATGAAAAGACAACGACAATACCGACCGAAAAGAATGAACAGGACAAAGACCAAGATTCTCAAGTAGTAACGCTGAGGAAGGAGAAGGAACAACTTCTGGACAAGGTGGCAGAGCTCGAGGCAGAGACGATATCCAGTCGAGCTAGAGCGCAGGAACTTCAATCCGAGTTGGCTGCGTTGTCTGCGTTGAAAACTGGTCTCGAGGATCGACTCCGGGCTGGACTGGGCGAAGCATCTGCGGATTTTCTTGCGCCAGGTGCTCAGAGGTTGCAACCTATCGCATCTGCGGCGCCTGTCGTCTCGCCGTCGAAAAGCAATAACGTTAGCAATATTAAAAGCAAGTCTTCGGCGTTTGCGTCGGTTGCGACGTCTACAAAGGCTCATAAAAGTCGCTTCCGGACAAGGACCATAGAGAAGAACGTTTTGTTGGACGTCACCGCCCATAATGAGGAGCTACGCGACATCGATGTCGAGGCGAGTGTAAATGAAAGGAGAGCACGTCTGGGTGCGTTGGATTCCGTCCTTGTGTCACCTACCAGAGTTGCGCACGTTAAGGACGTCGACTCGAAGAAGATAGCTGCCATTCTACGAGAAAACTCACCTCTTGAGCTGCAGCGGCATTTAATCACTACTACCGTCCATAATCAG GTCCTACAAAAAAGGTTAGATGAAGTACAAAAAAGTACAGAAACTCTTTCCGAACGATTAGACAAGGCACGGGAGGAAAACGACGACTTACGTTTCCag CTGGAGGAGAGAAACATCGAATTGGAAGGTACACGAGCGCGCGTTCGCGTACTAGAAAGACTTCAGCAGCGACCACCAACGGAAATAGATCCGGAGGCGGACGGTGATCAGCCAAGGTGTGAACAGAATGGTCTCGAGCCAGGAAGTAGCACAGAATCGGCTCGTGATCATCATCAAGCCGTCGAGGTGAAACCTTCGCCCCGGCGACGTCCTAGCCGTATACCTTTACCCGGTACTACGACGAAGGCAGCAGCACCCAGACCACCTAGCCACGGAAGAAACGACAGCAAGGAGTCGTTGAAGTCGTTAACAAGGCCACCGCGTGATTCTAGTCGCGACAGTCATGGTGGCAAGTCTTTGTCGAAGGCTCGTGACTCAAATCGAGATTCCCTCGGGAACAAAAGCCTGACCAAGAATAGTAACAACAACAACGGCACCGGCGGTGGAAATAATAACGGGACTGGAaacagcaaggagacaaacAGGGAGTCCCTGAACAGGTCCCTGCCGCGTAACAATTCCAGCCGAGACTCCTTAAACAAATCCTCCTCGCTGTCCCGCGCCCGAGACTCGCTGGAGTCTAACAACCTCGGCACGTCCTCATCCCCGGGGACGACTCCTCCTCGAAGACCGCCCGCCCCTGCACGCCGTTCCTACAGCCTGGCCCGCGCGTCAACATCTGTTGATACCGAAAACGGCAAG AGACTCTCGACCGAAACTTGTCTTAATTACGACGAATCGCCCGACGATCCACAACCAAAATGTCTGATCTGGAGCGCAGGCGAGCGTGCGTTCGAGCCCGTCCCCGGCGGTCCAATACAGAAAATGGCCCCTTCTCGCGTGCCGCCGGTTTTTCTC AGTTGCACCGAACCACCGAGTTCTTGGTGTTCAACGAACGGCAGCTTCCGACACAGCGATTCCTCTTTGTATCCGGACTCCTTGAATCAAGAGACTTCGTCGGTGACCGGTACGACCAAAGTGGAATTTATCATTGGTTCGCCAATCAGACGTTTTCGACAGAGTTCTGTCTGGCCCCATCGTTATTTCGATAGCATTGATTCAGCGGCTATGTTGCCAGAAAGCCTGTTATCGGACGAGTTTTCTTTGCGTCGTGGCGAAGGACTTGCTGAATGCGATTCCCTCGAGTGTCATCCGATTTCAAATGACAGCTAA
- the LOC132909833 gene encoding uncharacterized protein LOC132909833 isoform X5: MSREFYVPCTPYTYQCGIGTGLTGSVVGSGGNSSSGGGNSSSGGGMDCMPLRPGPFHYLINEQAKSLIALQELQNEVGALLEFRDLVIETFPNLRHKMAATASAGASVTSSSCTQNSHIPLPLSSPSSRRINEWEPGKVRRRIPREGAESSSSSLPRSRSNSHSGGTKNNCSATVQDSGFSTETSSKDSASTAIAPRPNSPRPTVLDEAEDELWNLLDVIHRKGIRLREEVECLQGRLESVASEDLASTDILDAVRKVTSLENEKTTTIPTEKNEQDKDQDSQVVTLRKEKEQLLDKVAELEAETISSRARAQELQSELAALSALKTGLEDRLRAGLGEASADFLAPGAQRLQPIASAAPVVSPSKSNNVSNIKSKSSAFASVATSTKAHKSRFRTRTIEKNVLLDVTAHNEELRDIDVEASVNERRARLGALDSVLVSPTRVAHVKDVDSKKIAAILRENSPLELQRHLITTTVHNQVLQKRLDEVQKSTETLSERLDKAREENDDLRFQLEERNIELEGTRARVRVLERLQQRPPTEIDPEADGDQPRCEQNGLEPGSSTESARDHHQAVEVKPSPRRRPSRIPLPGTTTKAAAPRPPSHGRNDSKESLKSLTRPPRDSSRDSHGGKSLSKARDSNRDSLGNKSLTKNSNNNNGTGGGNNNGTGNSKETNRESLNRSLPRNNSSRDSLNKSSSLSRARDSLESNNLGTSSSPGTTPPRRPPAPARRSYSLARASTSVDTENGKASVRSSPSPAVQYRKWPLLACRRFFSVAPNHRVLGVQRTAASDTAIPLCIRTP; encoded by the exons TGTGGCATTGGCACTGGCTTAACAGGCAGCGTCGTCGGAAGCGGTGGAAACAGCAGCAGTGGCGGTGGAAACAGCAGCAGTGGCGGTGGCATGGATTGCATGCCCCTACGACCAGGACCTTTTCACTACCTGATAAACGAGCAGGCGAAGTCCTTGATCGCCCTGCAGGAGCTCCAGAATGAGGTCGGCGCCCTTCTCGAGTTCCGGGACCTCGTCATCGAGACGTTCCCAAACCTCCGGCACAAGATGGCCGCGACGGCATCCGCGGGAGCGTCTGTGACATCATCGTCCTGCACCCAAAATTCTCACATCCCTTTACCGCTATCCAGTCCATCATCGAGACGAATCAACGAATGGGAGCCTGGGAAGGTTAGAAGACGAATTCCGCGCGAAGGTGCTGAGTCTTCGTCGTCTTCATTACCAAGGAGTCGTAGTAACTCGCACAGTGGCGGTACAAAGAACAACTGTAGCGCCACGGTCCAGGATTCTGGCTTTAGCACGGAAACATCTTCCAAGGACAGTGCTTCAACAGCGATAGCACCAAGACCGAATAGTCCTAGACCTACTGTTCTCGACGAGGCGGAGGACGAGCTGTGGAATCTTCTGGACGTGATCCATCGTAAGGGAATCAGACTTAGAGAAGAGGTAGAATGTTTGCAAGGTCGATTGGAGAGCGTAGCGTCTGAAGATCTAGCATCTACCGATATCTTGGATGCTGTGAGAAAGGTTACGAGTCTGGAGAATGAAAAGACAACGACAATACCGACCGAAAAGAATGAACAGGACAAAGACCAAGATTCTCAAGTAGTAACGCTGAGGAAGGAGAAGGAACAACTTCTGGACAAGGTGGCAGAGCTCGAGGCAGAGACGATATCCAGTCGAGCTAGAGCGCAGGAACTTCAATCCGAGTTGGCTGCGTTGTCTGCGTTGAAAACTGGTCTCGAGGATCGACTCCGGGCTGGACTGGGCGAAGCATCTGCGGATTTTCTTGCGCCAGGTGCTCAGAGGTTGCAACCTATCGCATCTGCGGCGCCTGTCGTCTCGCCGTCGAAAAGCAATAACGTTAGCAATATTAAAAGCAAGTCTTCGGCGTTTGCGTCGGTTGCGACGTCTACAAAGGCTCATAAAAGTCGCTTCCGGACAAGGACCATAGAGAAGAACGTTTTGTTGGACGTCACCGCCCATAATGAGGAGCTACGCGACATCGATGTCGAGGCGAGTGTAAATGAAAGGAGAGCACGTCTGGGTGCGTTGGATTCCGTCCTTGTGTCACCTACCAGAGTTGCGCACGTTAAGGACGTCGACTCGAAGAAGATAGCTGCCATTCTACGAGAAAACTCACCTCTTGAGCTGCAGCGGCATTTAATCACTACTACCGTCCATAATCAG GTCCTACAAAAAAGGTTAGATGAAGTACAAAAAAGTACAGAAACTCTTTCCGAACGATTAGACAAGGCACGGGAGGAAAACGACGACTTACGTTTCCag CTGGAGGAGAGAAACATCGAATTGGAAGGTACACGAGCGCGCGTTCGCGTACTAGAAAGACTTCAGCAGCGACCACCAACGGAAATAGATCCGGAGGCGGACGGTGATCAGCCAAGGTGTGAACAGAATGGTCTCGAGCCAGGAAGTAGCACAGAATCGGCTCGTGATCATCATCAAGCCGTCGAGGTGAAACCTTCGCCCCGGCGACGTCCTAGCCGTATACCTTTACCCGGTACTACGACGAAGGCAGCAGCACCCAGACCACCTAGCCACGGAAGAAACGACAGCAAGGAGTCGTTGAAGTCGTTAACAAGGCCACCGCGTGATTCTAGTCGCGACAGTCATGGTGGCAAGTCTTTGTCGAAGGCTCGTGACTCAAATCGAGATTCCCTCGGGAACAAAAGCCTGACCAAGAATAGTAACAACAACAACGGCACCGGCGGTGGAAATAATAACGGGACTGGAaacagcaaggagacaaacAGGGAGTCCCTGAACAGGTCCCTGCCGCGTAACAATTCCAGCCGAGACTCCTTAAACAAATCCTCCTCGCTGTCCCGCGCCCGAGACTCGCTGGAGTCTAACAACCTCGGCACGTCCTCATCCCCGGGGACGACTCCTCCTCGAAGACCGCCCGCCCCTGCACGCCGTTCCTACAGCCTGGCCCGCGCGTCAACATCTGTTGATACCGAAAACGGCAAG GCGAGCGTGCGTTCGAGCCCGTCCCCGGCGGTCCAATACAGAAAATGGCCCCTTCTCGCGTGCCGCCGGTTTTTCTC AGTTGCACCGAACCACCGAGTTCTTGGTGTTCAACGAACGGCAGCTTCCGACACAGCGATTCCTCTTTGTATCCGGACTCCTTGA
- the LOC132909833 gene encoding uncharacterized protein LOC132909833 isoform X1 — translation MSREFYVPCTPYTYQCGIGTGLTGSVVGSGGNSSSGGGNSSSGGGMDCMPLRPGPFHYLINEQAKSLIALQELQNEVGALLEFRDLVIETFPNLRHKMAATASAGASVTSSSCTQNSHIPLPLSSPSSRRINEWEPGKVRRRIPREGAESSSSSLPRSRSNSHSGGTKNNCSATVQDSGFSTETSSKDSASTAIAPRPNSPRPTVLDEAEDELWNLLDVIHRKGIRLREEVECLQGRLESVASEDLASTDILDAVRKVTSLENEKTTTIPTEKNEQDKDQDSQVVTLRKEKEQLLDKVAELEAETISSRARAQELQSELAALSALKTGLEDRLRAGLGEASADFLAPGAQRLQPIASAAPVVSPSKSNNVSNIKSKSSAFASVATSTKAHKSRFRTRTIEKNVLLDVTAHNEELRDIDVEASVNERRARLGALDSVLVSPTRVAHVKDVDSKKIAAILRENSPLELQRHLITTTVHNQVLQKRLDEVQKSTETLSERLDKAREENDDLRFQLEERNIELEGTRARVRVLERLQQRPPTEIDPEADGDQPRCEQNGLEPGSSTESARDHHQAVEVKPSPRRRPSRIPLPGTTTKAAAPRPPSHGRNDSKESLKSLTRPPRDSSRDSHGGKSLSKARDSNRDSLGNKSLTKNSNNNNGTGGGNNNGTGNSKETNRESLNRSLPRNNSSRDSLNKSSSLSRARDSLESNNLGTSSSPGTTPPRRPPAPARRSYSLARASTSVDTENGKRLSTETCLNYDESPDDPQPKCLIWSAGERAFEPVPGGPIQKMAPSRVPPVFLSCTEPPSSWCSTNGSFRHSDSSLYPDSLNQETSSVTGTTKVEFIIGSPIRRFRQSSVWPHRYFDSIDSAAMLPESLLSDEFSLRRGEGLAECDSLECHPISNDS, via the exons TGTGGCATTGGCACTGGCTTAACAGGCAGCGTCGTCGGAAGCGGTGGAAACAGCAGCAGTGGCGGTGGAAACAGCAGCAGTGGCGGTGGCATGGATTGCATGCCCCTACGACCAGGACCTTTTCACTACCTGATAAACGAGCAGGCGAAGTCCTTGATCGCCCTGCAGGAGCTCCAGAATGAGGTCGGCGCCCTTCTCGAGTTCCGGGACCTCGTCATCGAGACGTTCCCAAACCTCCGGCACAAGATGGCCGCGACGGCATCCGCGGGAGCGTCTGTGACATCATCGTCCTGCACCCAAAATTCTCACATCCCTTTACCGCTATCCAGTCCATCATCGAGACGAATCAACGAATGGGAGCCTGGGAAGGTTAGAAGACGAATTCCGCGCGAAGGTGCTGAGTCTTCGTCGTCTTCATTACCAAGGAGTCGTAGTAACTCGCACAGTGGCGGTACAAAGAACAACTGTAGCGCCACGGTCCAGGATTCTGGCTTTAGCACGGAAACATCTTCCAAGGACAGTGCTTCAACAGCGATAGCACCAAGACCGAATAGTCCTAGACCTACTGTTCTCGACGAGGCGGAGGACGAGCTGTGGAATCTTCTGGACGTGATCCATCGTAAGGGAATCAGACTTAGAGAAGAGGTAGAATGTTTGCAAGGTCGATTGGAGAGCGTAGCGTCTGAAGATCTAGCATCTACCGATATCTTGGATGCTGTGAGAAAGGTTACGAGTCTGGAGAATGAAAAGACAACGACAATACCGACCGAAAAGAATGAACAGGACAAAGACCAAGATTCTCAAGTAGTAACGCTGAGGAAGGAGAAGGAACAACTTCTGGACAAGGTGGCAGAGCTCGAGGCAGAGACGATATCCAGTCGAGCTAGAGCGCAGGAACTTCAATCCGAGTTGGCTGCGTTGTCTGCGTTGAAAACTGGTCTCGAGGATCGACTCCGGGCTGGACTGGGCGAAGCATCTGCGGATTTTCTTGCGCCAGGTGCTCAGAGGTTGCAACCTATCGCATCTGCGGCGCCTGTCGTCTCGCCGTCGAAAAGCAATAACGTTAGCAATATTAAAAGCAAGTCTTCGGCGTTTGCGTCGGTTGCGACGTCTACAAAGGCTCATAAAAGTCGCTTCCGGACAAGGACCATAGAGAAGAACGTTTTGTTGGACGTCACCGCCCATAATGAGGAGCTACGCGACATCGATGTCGAGGCGAGTGTAAATGAAAGGAGAGCACGTCTGGGTGCGTTGGATTCCGTCCTTGTGTCACCTACCAGAGTTGCGCACGTTAAGGACGTCGACTCGAAGAAGATAGCTGCCATTCTACGAGAAAACTCACCTCTTGAGCTGCAGCGGCATTTAATCACTACTACCGTCCATAATCAG GTCCTACAAAAAAGGTTAGATGAAGTACAAAAAAGTACAGAAACTCTTTCCGAACGATTAGACAAGGCACGGGAGGAAAACGACGACTTACGTTTCCag CTGGAGGAGAGAAACATCGAATTGGAAGGTACACGAGCGCGCGTTCGCGTACTAGAAAGACTTCAGCAGCGACCACCAACGGAAATAGATCCGGAGGCGGACGGTGATCAGCCAAGGTGTGAACAGAATGGTCTCGAGCCAGGAAGTAGCACAGAATCGGCTCGTGATCATCATCAAGCCGTCGAGGTGAAACCTTCGCCCCGGCGACGTCCTAGCCGTATACCTTTACCCGGTACTACGACGAAGGCAGCAGCACCCAGACCACCTAGCCACGGAAGAAACGACAGCAAGGAGTCGTTGAAGTCGTTAACAAGGCCACCGCGTGATTCTAGTCGCGACAGTCATGGTGGCAAGTCTTTGTCGAAGGCTCGTGACTCAAATCGAGATTCCCTCGGGAACAAAAGCCTGACCAAGAATAGTAACAACAACAACGGCACCGGCGGTGGAAATAATAACGGGACTGGAaacagcaaggagacaaacAGGGAGTCCCTGAACAGGTCCCTGCCGCGTAACAATTCCAGCCGAGACTCCTTAAACAAATCCTCCTCGCTGTCCCGCGCCCGAGACTCGCTGGAGTCTAACAACCTCGGCACGTCCTCATCCCCGGGGACGACTCCTCCTCGAAGACCGCCCGCCCCTGCACGCCGTTCCTACAGCCTGGCCCGCGCGTCAACATCTGTTGATACCGAAAACGGCAAG AGACTCTCGACCGAAACTTGTCTTAATTACGACGAATCGCCCGACGATCCACAACCAAAATGTCTGATCTGGAGCGCAGGCGAGCGTGCGTTCGAGCCCGTCCCCGGCGGTCCAATACAGAAAATGGCCCCTTCTCGCGTGCCGCCGGTTTTTCTC AGTTGCACCGAACCACCGAGTTCTTGGTGTTCAACGAACGGCAGCTTCCGACACAGCGATTCCTCTTTGTATCCGGACTCCTTGAATCAAGAGACTTCGTCGGTGACCGGTACGACCAAAGTGGAATTTATCATTGGTTCGCCAATCAGACGTTTTCGACAGAGTTCTGTCTGGCCCCATCGTTATTTCGATAGCATTGATTCAGCGGCTATGTTGCCAGAAAGCCTGTTATCGGACGAGTTTTCTTTGCGTCGTGGCGAAGGACTTGCTGAATGCGATTCCCTCGAGTGTCATCCGATTTCAAATGACAGCTAA